In the Terriglobales bacterium genome, one interval contains:
- a CDS encoding DUF2277 domain-containing protein codes for MCRNIKKLFNFDPPVASEEIRAASLQFVRKISGFNKPSKANEGSFLAAVDEIAEISTRLLSSLQTNASPRNREEEAARAKARAAERFGV; via the coding sequence ATGTGCAGGAATATCAAGAAGCTTTTCAACTTTGATCCGCCCGTTGCTTCCGAGGAGATTCGAGCTGCTTCGCTTCAGTTCGTAAGAAAAATCAGCGGTTTTAACAAGCCGTCTAAGGCAAACGAAGGCTCATTCCTGGCCGCAGTTGATGAAATAGCCGAGATCTCGACTCGCCTTCTCAGCTCGCTCCAAACGAATGCGTCGCCGAGGAATCGAGAAGAAGAGGCCGCACGAGCGAAAGCTCGCGCCGCAGAGAGATTCGGCGTTTGA
- a CDS encoding Clp protease N-terminal domain-containing protein, protein MLFPALLLLIIVDVCSFCIQPVRTAGVPMLDKYSVRARHVIFIARLVAGQRGAKAIGVDDLIMAFLLEDQGDANNILSGILSGIPEFRRLKFENHPRFFDSNLAVDLLTKMQGLLSRKTPISTAIDLPFSRRAATMMRVARSFADNSLKKQVEPLHLLAAATQDRSSQIAQILRETGITQERVLSAIGQAPN, encoded by the coding sequence ATGCTGTTTCCAGCGCTACTCTTGCTGATCATTGTCGATGTGTGTTCATTCTGCATTCAACCCGTGCGAACGGCAGGTGTTCCGATGCTCGACAAATATTCGGTCCGAGCGCGGCATGTGATCTTTATTGCCCGCCTCGTGGCCGGACAACGCGGCGCAAAAGCTATTGGGGTGGACGATCTTATAATGGCTTTTCTCCTTGAAGATCAGGGAGATGCCAACAACATATTGTCAGGAATTTTGTCAGGAATTCCTGAGTTTCGCCGCCTTAAGTTTGAAAATCATCCGCGCTTTTTTGATTCGAATTTGGCCGTTGACTTACTTACTAAAATGCAAGGACTTCTCTCACGAAAGACGCCTATCTCTACAGCTATAGACCTCCCCTTTTCCCGACGTGCCGCTACTATGATGAGGGTGGCACGATCCTTCGCAGACAACTCTTTGAAGAAACAGGTTGAGCCATTACATCTCCTGGCCGCCGCTACTCAAGACCGATCGAGCCAAATCGCTCAAATCCTCAGAGAAACAGGAATCACTCAAGAGAGAGTCTTATCGGCAATCGGTCAGGCACCGAATTGA